A genomic stretch from Corynebacterium kutscheri includes:
- a CDS encoding arabinosyltransferase domain-containing protein, producing the protein MLLFLLLPFFPVNQVQSTINWPQNGSVNSVNAPLKSYSPQSLTATVPISSLAQLRDNQHLVVGTLPQDSEDATSRGLFVLSRDGGLSVVVRDNVLLELSEDDVASLPADADLEITSTLNETTAMVDSFTGSIDKDVRPMVTGVYTELNDSTALAAGGLHVSIEINSRFTSSPTVFKYLAMYLGGVLTLCALYCIYRIDRLDGKGNIRLMAPGRFRISLLDGIVLAIIAFWYFLGANTSDDGFILTMARASADSDYMANYYRWLGVPESPFGAPYYDLLALFAKVSTASIWMRVPMLLATIGTWFILSREVLPRLGEKIAGRRVAQWTTAFMFLAFWMAYNNGLRPEPIIAFGSLLAWASFERAIATDRLLPAAVGTMIAAFTLACGPTGLMAVAGLLACLGSIIRIAYRRIPLLGSVSSWVAWAALLLPFFAAGTSVLIAVFGDQTLMTVLESTSVRSAKGPALAWYEEFARYETLMKQTVDGSFARRFAFMFMVVSLIIVLASMLQNKKVPGSDKGPALRLVLMTLGTFFFFMFTPTKWTHHFGVFAGIGAAVAGLAAVALSIVALRSARTRVLMIGGMVFVMAFVLAGPNGWWYTSSYGIPWFDKTIQLKGIEASTVVLIISLLILGCGVILSFKRDVELARAEREGTKVTQHTGANKWVGLASAPIAIAAVLVVLFNMASFAKAFASQYPNYSVGLGNVRALTGDTCALANDVLVETNSNDSFLTPLHSSLGESLEVDEHRGFDPNNIPYSITSDIPNTASSSSQLADAVGTDSDAADSNSGGVRSDAGINGSVNRLPFGLDYRKVPVIGSYTAGAQNYAEITTDWYQLPQQYTTDTPLLVVSAAGRIERYDINGVHQSGQSLVLEYGRRNANGSVTMLGETLMDDISSSPEWRNLRLPLDSLPDEANVVRIHAIDSSLDPEQWIVFTPPRVPTLDSLNNVVGSEVPVLLDWSVPLQFPCQRPFGHYAGVDEIPEYRITPDAGGKSTGTPFQDYAGGGVMGTAEAVNYSYELPSYLKNDWLRDWGSIEVFNPRPNSLGQDPELADIDTEVITRSGLWYPGKMNITTE; encoded by the coding sequence ATGCTGCTATTCCTGCTGCTACCTTTTTTTCCGGTCAATCAGGTGCAATCTACTATCAATTGGCCACAAAATGGGTCTGTTAACAGTGTTAACGCGCCCTTAAAAAGCTATTCACCACAGTCTTTAACAGCAACGGTACCGATTAGCTCGTTAGCTCAGCTACGCGATAATCAGCATTTGGTCGTCGGTACGCTACCTCAAGACAGCGAAGATGCCACCAGCCGTGGGTTATTTGTATTAAGCCGTGATGGTGGGTTAAGCGTTGTGGTACGCGATAATGTGCTTTTGGAACTGAGCGAAGACGATGTAGCAAGCCTGCCAGCTGATGCTGATCTAGAAATCACGTCTACTCTGAATGAAACCACCGCTATGGTGGATTCGTTCACAGGCAGCATTGATAAAGATGTGCGCCCCATGGTCACTGGCGTGTATACCGAACTCAATGACTCAACAGCGCTTGCTGCTGGCGGGCTTCATGTTTCGATAGAGATTAATTCTCGTTTTACTTCTTCGCCTACAGTGTTCAAATATCTTGCAATGTATTTAGGCGGTGTGCTGACCCTCTGTGCATTGTATTGCATTTACCGAATTGACCGTCTTGATGGCAAAGGCAATATTCGGTTAATGGCACCGGGTCGCTTCCGGATTAGCCTGCTTGATGGCATTGTGCTCGCAATTATTGCCTTCTGGTATTTCCTGGGTGCTAATACTTCCGATGACGGTTTTATTTTAACCATGGCACGTGCCAGCGCAGATTCTGATTATATGGCCAACTATTACCGCTGGCTGGGCGTACCAGAATCACCTTTCGGTGCCCCCTATTATGATTTGCTAGCGCTTTTTGCCAAGGTTTCTACCGCTTCAATCTGGATGCGAGTACCTATGTTGCTGGCTACCATTGGCACCTGGTTTATTCTCTCCCGTGAGGTACTGCCACGTCTGGGAGAGAAAATCGCTGGTCGTCGAGTAGCGCAGTGGACAACTGCTTTTATGTTCCTGGCTTTTTGGATGGCTTATAACAATGGCTTGCGTCCAGAGCCGATTATTGCTTTTGGTTCGCTGCTTGCTTGGGCATCTTTTGAACGAGCTATTGCCACCGATCGTTTGCTACCGGCTGCGGTAGGAACAATGATCGCCGCTTTCACCTTGGCATGTGGGCCAACTGGTCTTATGGCCGTAGCAGGGTTACTTGCTTGTCTTGGCTCGATTATTCGTATTGCGTATCGACGCATTCCGCTTCTGGGTTCAGTCAGTAGCTGGGTTGCTTGGGCAGCACTACTTTTGCCTTTCTTTGCGGCAGGTACTTCGGTTCTTATTGCAGTCTTTGGTGATCAAACCTTAATGACTGTTTTAGAATCCACCTCCGTACGCAGTGCAAAAGGTCCCGCACTAGCTTGGTATGAGGAATTTGCTCGCTATGAAACGCTGATGAAACAAACCGTCGATGGCTCTTTTGCTCGTCGTTTTGCCTTCATGTTCATGGTGGTCTCACTTATTATCGTGCTCGCTTCCATGCTGCAAAATAAAAAAGTACCTGGTTCAGATAAAGGTCCAGCACTGCGTTTAGTGTTGATGACCTTAGGCACCTTCTTCTTCTTTATGTTCACCCCCACCAAGTGGACACACCATTTTGGTGTCTTCGCTGGTATCGGTGCTGCCGTAGCAGGTCTAGCCGCAGTGGCCTTATCGATAGTAGCACTGCGTTCGGCACGCACCCGCGTGCTTATGATCGGCGGCATGGTCTTTGTTATGGCCTTTGTTCTTGCCGGACCTAATGGCTGGTGGTACACCTCTAGCTACGGTATTCCTTGGTTCGATAAAACTATTCAGCTGAAAGGCATCGAAGCATCGACTGTAGTACTAATTATTTCACTGCTAATCCTCGGTTGTGGTGTGATTCTCTCCTTTAAACGTGATGTAGAACTTGCCCGCGCCGAACGCGAAGGTACTAAAGTCACCCAGCACACCGGTGCCAATAAGTGGGTGGGGTTAGCCTCAGCACCTATTGCTATTGCCGCAGTACTCGTGGTGCTGTTTAATATGGCTTCTTTTGCTAAGGCCTTTGCCTCCCAATACCCAAATTATTCGGTGGGATTGGGCAATGTGCGAGCCTTAACCGGAGATACCTGTGCATTAGCTAATGATGTATTGGTAGAAACCAATTCCAACGATTCCTTCCTCACTCCGCTTCACTCTTCACTCGGTGAATCCTTAGAGGTAGATGAACATCGCGGATTTGACCCAAATAACATTCCGTATTCCATTACCAGCGATATTCCTAATACTGCCAGCTCTAGCTCCCAGCTTGCCGACGCAGTAGGCACCGATTCCGATGCCGCTGATTCCAATTCCGGCGGTGTGCGTAGCGACGCCGGCATTAATGGCTCAGTAAACCGCCTGCCTTTCGGCTTGGATTATCGCAAGGTACCAGTTATTGGTTCTTATACTGCCGGGGCACAAAACTATGCTGAGATCACGACCGACTGGTACCAGCTTCCTCAGCAATACACGACTGACACCCCGCTATTAGTTGTCTCTGCGGCAGGACGTATCGAACGCTATGACATCAATGGCGTGCATCAATCGGGACAGTCTTTGGTTTTGGAGTATGGTCGTCGTAATGCGAATGGATCGGTCACTATGCTAGGTGAGACCTTAATGGACGATATTAGTTCCTCACCAGAATGGCGTAACCTACGACTACCACTAGATTCCTTGCCTGATGAGGCGAATGTAGTGCGTATCCATGCTATCGACTCCAGCTTAGATCCAGAGCAGTGGATTGTTTTTACCCCGCCACGTGTGCCGACTCTCGATAGCTTGAATAATGTGGTCGGCTCTGAGGTTCCTGTGTTATTGGACTGGTCCGTACCACTGCAGTTCCCGTGCCAGCGTCCCTTTGGCCACTATGCAGGTGTCGATGAAATTCCTGAGTACCGCATCACTCCGGATGCCGGTGGCAAATCTACTGGTACCCCATTCCAGGATTATGCTGGCGGCGGCGTCATGGGTACTGCTGAGGCCGTGAATTACTCCTATGAGTTGCCTAGTTATCTAAAAAATGATTGGCTACGCGACTGGGGTTCCATTGAGGTATTTAATCCACGTCCAAACTCTTTAGGGCAAGATCCAGAACTAGCCGACATTGATACCGAGGTTATTACTCGCTCTGGACTCTGGTATCCAGGGAAAATGAATATCACCACGGAATAA
- a CDS encoding M13 family metallopeptidase, translating into MTIALTDLYRFVNGPWLDSHVIPADRGIDGTFHTLRDDAEEHVHTLVQDNPDSLAGKLYASFMDIDGIEQAGTSVLDTDFALIDAASTLEEFYTGLGQLNRTGISGFLGFWVAKDAGDTPNAVAYVTQDGLGLPDEAYYRDESKAELLAAYQAHIARMLEFLSPQQLGISPSEAAEKIVAVEKAIAQHHVDVVEARDAKKSYNPTQFADLPAATATFLRAAQVPESLIIVRNPTFVAGIEEVFANTSLADLQLWAKWLVLNERAGMLSPEISLANFEFYGTALSGATEQRDRWKRALGVAESFVGDEIGQLYVAKYFSPEAKTDMLSLVDYLLAAYNERVRQLPWMTDTTKEKALEKLALFSSKIGYPDKWRSYEGLDFSATGDQLIANARRGNEFIHDYELAKIGKPADSSEWFATPQTVNAFYNPVNNDITFPAAILRPPFYEHGIDAAENFGAIGAVIGHEIGHGLDDQGSQYDGNGNLQSWWSEQDQHTFEELTGKLVNQFEGLIPTALADTDIETTGVNGRFTLGENIGDLGGLGIAVVAYRNYLADRGLTFETSPVLPFSVDNADPELEKHEYNGLQRLFLSWARVWRTKARPELAAQYLAIDPHSPAEFRCNVIAGNIAELYEAFDIAEGSPLWIDEDKRVTIW; encoded by the coding sequence ATGACTATTGCGCTTACCGATCTTTATCGTTTTGTTAATGGCCCATGGCTGGACTCCCATGTTATTCCCGCCGATCGTGGCATTGACGGCACTTTCCATACTCTGCGTGATGACGCCGAAGAGCATGTGCACACTCTTGTCCAAGACAATCCTGATTCTTTAGCTGGCAAACTCTATGCCTCATTTATGGATATCGACGGTATTGAGCAAGCCGGAACCAGTGTTTTAGATACAGATTTTGCGCTTATCGACGCTGCTAGCACTCTGGAAGAGTTTTACACCGGACTTGGTCAACTTAATCGCACCGGCATCAGTGGATTCTTAGGGTTCTGGGTAGCTAAAGATGCTGGTGATACGCCTAATGCAGTAGCTTATGTCACCCAAGATGGCTTGGGGCTTCCTGACGAGGCCTACTACCGAGACGAGTCAAAAGCAGAACTACTTGCTGCTTATCAGGCACATATTGCCCGTATGCTTGAATTTCTTTCCCCTCAACAACTAGGGATTAGCCCATCAGAAGCGGCAGAAAAAATCGTCGCTGTGGAAAAAGCTATCGCCCAACACCACGTCGATGTGGTAGAAGCCCGCGATGCTAAAAAGAGCTACAACCCTACCCAGTTTGCTGATCTACCAGCTGCTACTGCTACTTTCCTACGTGCGGCTCAGGTACCTGAATCGCTTATTATTGTGCGCAACCCTACTTTCGTTGCCGGCATTGAGGAAGTCTTTGCCAACACCTCACTTGCAGATCTGCAACTATGGGCTAAGTGGCTGGTGCTTAATGAACGCGCAGGCATGCTCAGTCCAGAGATTTCCTTAGCAAACTTTGAGTTCTACGGAACTGCCCTATCGGGTGCCACAGAGCAACGGGATCGTTGGAAGCGCGCACTTGGTGTGGCGGAAAGCTTTGTTGGTGATGAAATCGGCCAGCTCTACGTAGCCAAATATTTCTCCCCGGAAGCAAAAACTGACATGCTTTCGCTAGTGGATTACTTACTTGCTGCGTATAACGAACGCGTACGCCAGCTGCCGTGGATGACCGATACCACTAAAGAAAAGGCATTAGAAAAACTAGCTCTATTTAGTTCCAAGATCGGTTACCCGGATAAATGGCGTTCCTATGAGGGGCTTGATTTTTCCGCTACTGGCGATCAACTCATTGCTAATGCCCGCCGAGGTAATGAGTTCATTCACGATTATGAGCTTGCAAAAATTGGCAAACCTGCCGATAGCAGCGAGTGGTTCGCTACCCCACAAACCGTCAATGCCTTCTATAACCCGGTTAATAACGACATCACTTTCCCGGCAGCCATCCTGCGCCCACCTTTCTATGAGCACGGTATTGATGCGGCAGAGAACTTTGGTGCCATTGGTGCTGTTATTGGTCACGAAATTGGCCACGGCCTTGATGACCAAGGTTCGCAGTACGACGGCAATGGCAACCTACAGTCATGGTGGTCGGAGCAAGATCAGCACACCTTTGAAGAGCTAACTGGCAAATTGGTTAACCAATTTGAGGGTCTTATTCCTACCGCACTTGCTGATACCGACATCGAAACTACCGGGGTTAATGGCCGCTTTACCTTAGGCGAAAATATTGGTGACCTCGGTGGACTAGGGATTGCAGTGGTGGCTTATCGCAACTATCTTGCCGATCGTGGTTTAACCTTCGAGACCTCTCCGGTACTGCCGTTTAGCGTCGATAATGCCGATCCTGAGCTGGAAAAGCATGAGTACAATGGCTTGCAGCGTCTCTTCTTAAGCTGGGCGCGAGTCTGGCGGACTAAGGCGCGTCCAGAGTTAGCTGCGCAGTATTTAGCGATTGATCCGCACTCTCCAGCCGAGTTTAGGTGCAATGTTATTGCCGGCAATATTGCTGAACTCTACGAAGCCTTCGATATAGCAGAGGGTTCACCACTCTGGATCGACGAGGATAAGCGCGTCACCATTTGGTAA
- a CDS encoding decaprenylphospho-beta-D-erythro-pentofuranosid-2-ulose 2-reductase, translating into MLNAVGKAQNILLLGGTSEIGLAIVKEFLAKGPAHVTLAARAGSPRIDAAQEEITAAGASSVEVLDFDATDFDSHPGVIDTAFALGDVDVAIVAFGTLGDQEQLWQDQKVAVESVETNFTAPVSVGVLLGEKFKLQGHGTIVALSSVAGQRVRRSNFVYGAAKAGMDGFYVNLGEALRDSGVNVLVVRPGQVRTKMSADAGQAPLTVNKEDVATAVVEATLAKKSSLFVHPLFQYVAFGFKLIPQSIFRKLPF; encoded by the coding sequence ATGCTTAATGCAGTAGGTAAAGCACAAAATATTCTTCTTCTAGGTGGCACCTCAGAAATCGGTCTCGCCATTGTTAAGGAATTTTTAGCTAAAGGTCCCGCACACGTCACGCTTGCTGCTCGTGCTGGTTCACCGCGCATCGACGCCGCCCAAGAAGAAATCACCGCTGCCGGTGCTTCCTCCGTTGAGGTGCTTGATTTTGATGCCACCGACTTCGACAGCCACCCCGGTGTTATCGATACTGCTTTTGCCCTAGGTGATGTCGATGTTGCCATCGTCGCCTTTGGTACCCTTGGGGATCAAGAGCAGCTCTGGCAGGATCAAAAGGTCGCCGTAGAAAGCGTGGAAACCAACTTCACCGCGCCAGTCTCTGTCGGAGTATTGCTGGGCGAAAAATTCAAACTGCAAGGGCACGGCACCATTGTGGCATTAAGCTCTGTTGCCGGCCAGAGAGTGCGTCGCTCCAACTTTGTCTATGGCGCCGCCAAAGCAGGTATGGATGGTTTCTACGTTAACCTCGGTGAAGCATTGCGCGATTCAGGGGTCAATGTGCTCGTTGTTCGTCCAGGTCAAGTACGCACTAAGATGAGTGCTGATGCTGGCCAGGCACCGCTAACCGTGAATAAAGAAGACGTGGCTACCGCTGTTGTGGAGGCTACTTTGGCTAAGAAATCTAGCCTTTTTGTGCACCCACTTTTCCAATATGTCGCCTTCGGTTTCAAGCTGATCCCACAGTCTATTTTCCGAAAACTGCCATTCTAA
- a CDS encoding galactan 5-O-arabinofuranosyltransferase, with protein sequence MTSVDQDNRPRLIDEVFQPDRLSKKATLISIIAAGIIGALFTQISWFLLRTVTLPAFGGSLVTRALTTATTFTLLAVTGGLLIWWAIDQRNKVTASRWRTWLTYLVAYVAPAGLVVSTLGIPLSSTRLYLDGISVDQGFRTQFLTRMTDTWLPSDMNYLDLPSYYPSLWFWLGGRYANLLGFTGWEAFQPWALISLAACCSILVPVWQRLSGSLVVATAIALVSTCLMIVSSAEEPYAGIIALGIPAAIIVCRHAIHGDRFAIAGLTIYLGVSASTYTLFTAVIALSLVALTGIFSVCVLKNWRPLLRMFIVAVGSIAIALIVWGPYFWAVITGHHISGATASHYLPTEGTLIPAPMFSASVVGVLCMVGLIYLIARSMDPDIRLMGLSLVLFYLWIVASMAATLAGFTLLGFRLDTAVALLLATAGVLAFADIRLSTIHRFYPVQFSERTSRIITITMSVVLLLGGLQYAQNIPYRLAHSIDLAHTDTDGFGQRADRYPADSAQYYSEINEHLLAKGFIPGQTVVLSDELNFMSFYPYRGFQAFTSHYANPLGEFDQRNALIEKWAKDSWDVLDTPAAFSEALAQAPWTAPEVFIFRGSTDAESQATGWNYDLAEDIYPNNPNVRFRGVKFNPAVFAQGWNTTTIGPFVVVTRA encoded by the coding sequence ATGACTTCCGTGGATCAAGATAATCGACCTAGGCTTATCGACGAGGTATTCCAGCCCGATCGGCTATCCAAAAAAGCCACTTTAATAAGCATTATCGCTGCCGGTATTATCGGCGCACTCTTTACCCAAATATCGTGGTTCCTATTGCGCACGGTAACCCTGCCGGCTTTTGGTGGCTCACTAGTAACCCGCGCACTTACTACCGCTACCACCTTTACCCTGCTTGCGGTTACTGGTGGATTATTGATCTGGTGGGCAATTGACCAGCGTAATAAGGTAACTGCTAGCCGCTGGCGTACCTGGTTAACCTACCTGGTTGCCTATGTAGCTCCTGCGGGTTTGGTAGTAAGTACCTTAGGTATTCCGTTATCGTCGACACGATTATATCTTGATGGAATTAGCGTTGATCAGGGGTTCCGCACGCAATTTTTAACCCGGATGACCGATACCTGGCTACCTTCAGATATGAACTATCTGGATCTGCCTTCTTATTATCCCAGCCTGTGGTTCTGGCTTGGCGGACGCTACGCTAATCTTCTTGGTTTTACCGGTTGGGAGGCATTCCAACCATGGGCACTTATTTCACTCGCTGCATGCTGCAGCATTCTGGTGCCAGTATGGCAACGCTTAAGTGGATCCCTCGTTGTTGCCACTGCCATTGCCCTGGTAAGTACATGTCTAATGATCGTATCCAGCGCTGAAGAGCCCTATGCTGGCATTATTGCGCTAGGAATTCCTGCAGCTATTATTGTGTGCCGTCATGCTATTCATGGTGATCGCTTCGCTATTGCGGGGCTAACCATATACCTTGGGGTTTCTGCTTCTACCTACACTCTTTTTACCGCTGTTATCGCGCTGAGCCTTGTCGCCCTCACAGGTATTTTTAGTGTCTGTGTACTTAAAAATTGGCGACCACTACTACGTATGTTTATCGTCGCTGTTGGCTCAATAGCAATCGCACTTATTGTGTGGGGACCGTATTTTTGGGCGGTTATCACTGGTCATCACATTTCTGGCGCCACGGCAAGTCACTATCTTCCTACCGAAGGCACCCTAATTCCAGCACCAATGTTCTCGGCAAGTGTCGTCGGTGTTTTGTGTATGGTCGGTCTGATTTATCTCATCGCTCGTTCTATGGATCCCGATATTCGCCTGATGGGTTTATCTTTGGTGTTGTTCTATCTATGGATTGTTGCCTCCATGGCAGCTACCCTGGCAGGTTTCACTTTGTTAGGTTTCCGTCTCGATACCGCAGTGGCTTTACTGCTAGCAACCGCAGGTGTTTTAGCTTTTGCCGATATTCGCCTATCCACAATCCACCGTTTTTATCCGGTGCAATTTAGCGAGCGCACCTCTCGTATTATCACCATCACCATGAGTGTGGTGCTTCTACTAGGCGGGCTGCAATATGCACAAAATATTCCTTATCGCCTGGCACATTCTATTGATTTAGCTCATACCGATACCGATGGTTTTGGCCAACGAGCCGATCGCTATCCAGCTGATTCTGCACAATATTACAGCGAGATCAATGAGCATCTCCTAGCCAAGGGCTTTATTCCTGGCCAAACCGTGGTACTCAGCGACGAGTTAAATTTCATGTCTTTCTACCCATATCGCGGTTTCCAGGCTTTTACCAGCCATTATGCTAATCCTTTAGGTGAGTTCGATCAGCGTAATGCACTTATTGAAAAGTGGGCAAAAGACAGCTGGGATGTCCTTGATACACCCGCCGCCTTCTCAGAAGCACTAGCACAAGCACCTTGGACTGCCCCAGAAGTGTTTATCTTCCGGGGTTCCACCGATGCCGAGTCTCAAGCTACTGGTTGGAACTATGACCTGGCAGAAGATATCTATCCCAATAATCCTAATGTTCGCTTCCGAGGGGTGAAATTCAATCCAGCGGTATTTGCTCAAGGTTGGAATACCACTACTATTGGACCCTTCGTGGTGGTGACTCGTGCCTAA
- a CDS encoding alpha/beta hydrolase, translating to MTNSKEHELEQRMRAEFQVGGIDRELPRDQQLEQLASYIYAHYTQPEKNPPWSDQPSDIVAIDTYDAMLPDRITHAAMIMLGAAVDHAMPGVAFPGQITVEDHPTLAAQIFHPSQTNGNWAISLHPGGWWKGSGVALENAWRPEVAAVAELSGTTILDLDYPLVPQANLAEVIESVNQAANWVREQNPSQLFSWGYSSGAALAVLSASLFDALALTFPHLDLSMLPEAIRGEVAFDTTAPLPARLVQYASNDQIASRYPWVESTAHSDAQIVEYISEHRLSTPEQARKRVKDVAEFFNQLAD from the coding sequence ATGACAAATAGTAAAGAACATGAGTTAGAACAGCGCATGCGTGCTGAGTTTCAAGTCGGCGGTATTGACCGTGAATTGCCCCGTGACCAGCAATTAGAGCAATTAGCCTCCTATATTTATGCCCACTACACGCAGCCGGAAAAAAATCCACCGTGGTCTGATCAGCCCAGCGATATTGTTGCTATTGATACCTATGATGCGATGCTGCCAGATCGTATTACCCATGCGGCCATGATTATGTTGGGGGCGGCTGTTGATCACGCTATGCCAGGAGTGGCTTTTCCCGGTCAGATCACGGTCGAAGATCATCCCACTCTTGCCGCACAGATCTTTCATCCCTCCCAAACCAATGGCAACTGGGCGATTTCTTTACATCCAGGCGGATGGTGGAAAGGCTCCGGCGTAGCGCTAGAAAATGCCTGGCGACCAGAAGTAGCAGCAGTTGCCGAGCTATCAGGTACCACAATTCTTGACCTTGATTATCCACTGGTTCCGCAAGCCAACCTTGCCGAGGTTATTGAATCGGTTAACCAAGCAGCTAACTGGGTACGTGAACAAAACCCGAGCCAGCTTTTTTCCTGGGGTTATTCTTCTGGAGCAGCATTAGCGGTACTTTCTGCTTCGCTTTTCGACGCTCTAGCACTCACGTTTCCTCATCTTGATCTGTCAATGCTCCCGGAAGCGATTCGCGGCGAGGTAGCTTTTGACACCACTGCGCCACTTCCTGCCCGACTCGTGCAATATGCCAGCAATGATCAAATTGCTAGCCGCTATCCGTGGGTGGAAAGCACAGCACATAGTGATGCTCAGATTGTGGAATATATCTCTGAGCACCGCCTTTCTACTCCTGAACAGGCACGGAAACGAGTCAAAGATGTGGCTGAATTCTTTAACCAACTTGCAGATTAA
- a CDS encoding PrsW family intramembrane metalloprotease, translated as MKKYSIVKIFLYFMLAIGVPLAMLLVFGLNFFFSPIGSFIGIWFMAAYACFFIFLFRITPVWPKAGWGWLMAALGWGGCVSLIVVTIFAEPVLTVVSILNWEAVTASFAGAYPEEITKAIGVVLILLSFKKLDRPWHGFVVGAMVGAGFEVVENFSYGVVGAITDPNSDLDGAVTLWMLRILVGPGLHVLLSAIAGFGIGYALLGQLPSQLARIVLSAGCLFVSFSLHFTWNLQQDVIPYANFIIAGIFGYSLFFWIWFKCSQAAKADRPLLVTTKPLTRLPLEIVPGSY; from the coding sequence ATGAAAAAGTACTCGATAGTAAAAATTTTTTTGTACTTCATGCTGGCAATAGGTGTGCCTCTGGCCATGTTGCTTGTCTTTGGCCTTAATTTCTTCTTTTCCCCAATAGGTTCCTTCATCGGAATATGGTTTATGGCAGCGTACGCCTGTTTCTTTATTTTTCTGTTTAGAATTACCCCGGTGTGGCCGAAAGCCGGTTGGGGTTGGCTTATGGCAGCTTTGGGCTGGGGCGGCTGCGTCAGTTTGATAGTGGTAACGATCTTTGCAGAACCGGTGCTAACGGTTGTGAGTATTTTGAATTGGGAAGCAGTCACTGCTTCTTTTGCCGGCGCTTACCCGGAAGAGATTACTAAAGCTATTGGCGTGGTATTGATTCTATTGAGTTTTAAAAAGCTTGATCGCCCCTGGCATGGTTTTGTAGTAGGCGCAATGGTCGGGGCCGGTTTTGAAGTAGTTGAGAACTTTTCCTATGGCGTTGTCGGTGCAATTACAGACCCTAATTCTGATTTAGATGGCGCAGTTACTCTGTGGATGCTGCGAATATTAGTAGGACCTGGTTTACACGTGTTGCTATCTGCGATAGCCGGCTTCGGTATTGGTTATGCCCTGCTAGGACAATTGCCTTCTCAGCTTGCCCGGATTGTATTAAGCGCTGGTTGTTTATTTGTTTCCTTTAGTCTGCATTTCACCTGGAATCTGCAACAAGATGTTATTCCCTATGCCAATTTTATTATTGCCGGTATTTTTGGCTACTCGCTGTTTTTCTGGATCTGGTTTAAATGCAGTCAAGCGGCGAAAGCAGATCGACCGCTTTTGGTTACAACGAAGCCACTAACTCGCTTACCCCTTGAGATTGTTCCGGGTTCGTATTAA